One genomic window of Cyprinus carpio isolate SPL01 chromosome A23, ASM1834038v1, whole genome shotgun sequence includes the following:
- the LOC122135125 gene encoding LOW QUALITY PROTEIN: cytochrome P450 2B4-like (The sequence of the model RefSeq protein was modified relative to this genomic sequence to represent the inferred CDS: deleted 1 base in 1 codon) yields MVVCCSCLSWNESVTMWTTLMKLDLVSVGIALSLGLIFVVLFEIFRINSYRAQTPPGPRPLPFVGTIPYFLKNPMEFIRSLSQYGEMATVYLGRKPAIIRNTIQLAKEALVQNASSFSGRPHIPLIIWITDGFGIILVTFGHSWRQQRRFALHTLRNFGLGKKSVEERVTEESNYLVLEMLKSEGKPFNPQHATQNAVSNIICSIVFGDRFEYDNKHFAYLLEILKENIFQTGLSLFQVFNLLPIIKHFPGPHQKFYQNAEELKAFIREAVKTHRETLDPDSPRDFIDAYLLEIEKQKSNEDSTFHEDNMVMSVADLFLAGTDTTATTIRWGLLFLTKNTDVQERCHEEIVQVLGYDRLPSMDGRDKLPYIYATVHEIQRCANIVPSGVIHETTQPTKLRGYDIPKGTEILTNFTAILTDKEHWKYPDTFYPENFLDDNGHFFKPESFLPFSLGPRVCLGEILAKTELFLFITSLLQRISFSWPPGVEWPDMNGIVGIVRSPEPFDIICHSRGS; encoded by the exons ATGGTTGTCTGCTGCTCATGTCTGTCTTGGAATGAATCTGTCACCATGTGGACGACTCTTATGAAGTTAGACCTGGTCTCCGTTGGCATTGCTCTGTCTCTGGGCTTAATTTTTGTAGTTCTGTTTGAGATCTTCAGGATTAATTCCTACAGAGCTCAAACTCCACCTGGTCCCAGACCTCTGCCTTTTGTGGGAACCATACCATATTTTTTGAAGAACCCAATGGAGTTTATAAGATCG TTATCTCAGTATGGAGAGATGGCCACTGTG TATCTCGGGAGAAAGCCAGCGATAATCCGCAATACAATCCAGCTTGCGAAGGAAGCCCTGGTCCAAAATGCTTCATCTTTTTCAGGAAGGCCACATATACCACTTATAATCTGGATCACTGATGGATTCG GTATAATATTGGTCACATTTGGTCACTCCTGGAGGCAGCAGAGACGGTTTGCTCTGCACACGCTCAGGAACTTTGGTCTGGGGAAGAAGTCTGTAGAGGAACGTGTGACAGAGGAAAGCAATTACCTGGTTCTTGAAATGCTCAAATCGGAAG GCAAGCCTTTCAACCCCCAACATGCAACACAGAATGCCGTTTCCAACATTATCTGTTCCATCGTGTTTGGAGATCGCTTTGAATATGATAACAAGCACTTTGCATACCTTCTGGAAATCCTAAAGGAGAACATCTTTCAGACAGG CCTTTCTCTTTTCCAGGTTTTTAACTTGCTTCCCATCATCAAACATTTCCCAGGGCCACACCAGAAATTCTACCAGAACGCTGAAGAGTTGAAGGCTTTCATCAGGGAAGCAGTCAAAACGCACAGAGAAACTCTGGATCCAGACAGTCCACGGGACTTTATTGACGCCTACCTGTTAGAGATTGAGAAA CAAAAGTCCAATGAAGACTCCACGTTTCATGAAGATAACATGGTAATGTCAGTAGCTGATTTGTTCCTGGCTGGAACTGACACCACAGCAACCACCATCAGATGGGGCCTCCTCTTCTTGACTAAAAACACAGATGTACAAG agCGATGTCATGAGGAGATTGTTCAGGTTCTGGGTTATGACCGCTTACCCAGCATGGATGGCCGAGACAAACTACCGTACATATACGCCACTGTTCACGAGATTCAGCGCTGTGCCAACATTGTACCCTCTGGCGTGATTCATGAAACAACTCAGCCTACAAAACTACGAGGATACGACATTCCCAAG GGCACCGAGATATTAACTAACTTCACAGCGATTTTAACTGATAAGGAGCACTGGAAGTACCCAGACACTTTTTACCCAGAGAATTTCTTAGATGACAATGGACATTTCTTCAAACCAGAGTCTTTCCTCCCTTTCTCCTTGG GTCCGAGGGTCTGTCTCGGTGAGATCCTTGCTAAGACGGAGCTCTTCCTCTTCATCACTTCTCTCTTACAGCGGATTAGTTTCTCCTGGCCACCTGGTGTGGAGTGGCCAGACATGAATGGGATTGTCGGTATAGTCCGCTCTCCTGAGCCATTTGACATCATCTGCCACAGCAGAGGATCTTAA